One Nicotiana tomentosiformis chromosome 4, ASM39032v3, whole genome shotgun sequence genomic window carries:
- the LOC104109315 gene encoding uncharacterized protein yields the protein MALPSLSPQDDFSFPTITDTPPCFIESPPLWRTTSIASGRLEKKPRNDHITSTKKEVDHEEKFDMSPLISNYINQRKSFSYIEGAAAMKRMIEDEQSHNHKEEVEQEEEKMDMLWENFNEESNQIMTSCCEKDTKKGLISPGRMVEFKCGQALSLSKASKRQSLVVLIKVLKKVFLLHASPTSFKKVKL from the coding sequence ATGGCTCTTCCTTCTCTTTCTCCACAAGATGATTTTAGCTTTCCAACAATCACCGATACACCACCATGTTTCATTGAATCACCACCTTTATGGAGGACAACATCCATTGCCTCCGGTCGCCTCGAAAAAAAACCTAGAAATGATCATATTACATCTACAAAGAAAGAAGTTGATCATGAAGAAAAATTTGACATGTCTCCATTAATATCCAACTATATTAACCAAAGAAAGAGTTTCTCATACATAGAAGGTGCTGCTGCAATGAAGAGAATGATTGAAGATGAACAAAGTCATAATCATAAAGAGGAAGTAGAACAGGAAGAGGAGAAGATGGATATGTTATGGGAGAATTTCAATGAAGAATCCAACCAAATTATGACAAGCTGTTGTGAGAAAGATACAAAGAAGGGTCTAATTTCCCCGGGAAGAATGGTCGAATTCAAATGTGGTCAAGCTTTGAGTCTGTCCAAAGCCAGTAAAAGGCAAAGCTTAGTGGTTCTCATCAAAGTCTTGAAAAAGGTGTTCTTGCTTCATGCTTCTCCAACTTCATTCAAGAAAGTTAAACTTTAA